The following proteins are co-located in the Deinococcus metallilatus genome:
- a CDS encoding class I SAM-dependent methyltransferase has protein sequence MPHLHFTHEPLSVILPAVRAALTEAGEVNFTVPDPDAGLGLYAGETTAQGIHRPWQTWADLADLLGAHLLTPERVGEGRVRVRLRTYKDAPAPDADGYGAAGAWVRVDKLEDPVFLFTLVEALRRVNPPAGGRVLALGVNAGRELDALALAFPNRTFEVVGVDLDETALAAARARHPHASFRVLDVTTLPAPDLGRFDLVLALSLLQSPSIRQDVLLRALRRDHLTPTGGLILGFPNARYRDGFLSYGARLRNFARPDLSLLTADVTAAHRGLQKHGFKVFVTGKYEVLVTAIPAKLPTPGDLEL, from the coding sequence GAAGCGGGGGAGGTCAACTTCACTGTTCCCGACCCGGACGCGGGCCTGGGCCTCTATGCGGGCGAGACGACCGCGCAGGGCATTCACCGCCCGTGGCAGACCTGGGCTGACCTCGCGGACCTGCTGGGCGCGCACCTGCTCACGCCGGAGCGGGTGGGGGAGGGGCGGGTCAGGGTGCGGTTGCGGACGTACAAAGACGCCCCGGCTCCTGATGCGGACGGCTACGGCGCGGCGGGTGCCTGGGTGCGGGTCGACAAGCTGGAAGACCCGGTGTTCCTATTCACGCTGGTGGAGGCCCTGCGGCGCGTGAACCCCCCGGCAGGCGGGCGCGTGCTGGCTCTGGGCGTGAATGCGGGCCGTGAGCTGGACGCCCTGGCGCTCGCCTTTCCCAACCGGACCTTCGAGGTGGTGGGCGTGGACCTAGACGAGACGGCCCTGGCGGCGGCCCGCGCCCGGCATCCCCACGCGAGCTTCCGCGTGCTGGACGTGACCACCCTCCCGGCCCCGGACCTGGGCCGCTTCGACCTCGTGCTGGCCCTCAGTCTGCTGCAAAGCCCCAGCATCCGCCAGGACGTGCTGCTGCGCGCCCTGCGGCGCGACCATCTCACGCCCACGGGTGGCCTGATCCTGGGCTTTCCGAACGCCCGCTACCGCGACGGCTTCCTCAGCTACGGCGCCCGGTTGCGGAACTTCGCGCGCCCCGACCTCAGCCTGCTCACCGCCGACGTGACCGCCGCCCACCGGGGCCTCCAGAAGCACGGCTTCAAGGTGTTCGTGACGGGCAAGTATGAGGTGCTGGTGACGGCGATTCCGGCGAAGTTGCCCACGCCGGGCGATCTGGAACTCTGA